A part of Crassostrea angulata isolate pt1a10 chromosome 5, ASM2561291v2, whole genome shotgun sequence genomic DNA contains:
- the LOC128185949 gene encoding uncharacterized protein LOC128185949 isoform X3: MLRVRNQRASKARSPYAAVPNGTNTVASSSVLARGRRGNRRGGQVRQPVANISNIDAPPTQATPPTPAAPTTPATQASTEAGQGMSRSGMIPHNMPPIVNPTPDAPSALSSHVPTNMNQDSVWIIGSSIIHWAQKYAETTNQLNLGLNHFTINWNGRRGMVWEYLYTTVSSMLIANKQPTILIIHCGGNNIGDPQNTLKGIQKFMKLTLSQIADLLPNTLIVWSHILPRSNWRQSLSTIEGENSRRRINSAIATFVLKKLNGASIKYPDIQITQKRLCRLDGVHLSDLGNNIYINSLKNAIVQFVTSSSRTYP, encoded by the exons atGCTGAGGGTAAGGAACCAAAGGGCATCCAAGGCGAGAAGCCCATACGCAGCCGTGCCAAATGGAACAAATACAGTTGCCTCGAGTAGTGTATTGGCACGAGGTCGTCGCGGAAATCGTCGAGGAGGTCAAGTGAGACAGCCCGTTGCAAACATCTCCAATATTGATGCTCCTCCGACACAAGCGACTCCTCCAACACCTGCGGCTCCGACGACACCAGCGACACAGGCGTCAACTGAAGCAGGCCAGGGAATGTCACGGAGCGGGATGATTCCTCACAACATGCCGCCCATAGTTAACCCCACCCCTGACGCACCAAGTGCGTTGTCGTCACATGTTCCCACCAACATGAATCAAG ATTCAGTTTGGATCATTGGCTCATCTATTATTCATTGGGCACAGAAATATGCAGAGACCACAAATCAGTTAAACCTTGGATTAAACCACTTTACCATTAATTGGAATGGTAGAAGGGGAATGGTTTGGGAGTACTTGTATACAACTGTGTCAAGTATGTTAATAGCTAATAAACAACCAACTATTTTGATAATTCACTGCGGGGGTAATAATATTGGGGACCCTCAAAATACCCTAAAAGGTATACAAAAATTCATGAAACTAACTTTATCTCAAATAGCAGACCTCTTGCCAAACACTCTCATTGTATGGTCACATATATTACCTAGAAGTAATTGGAGGCAGTCTTTATCAACCATTGAAGGTGAAAACTCTAGGCGTAGAATAAATAGTGCCATTgcaacatttgttttgaaaaagctTAATGGTGCATCTATCAAATATCCAGATATCCAGATAACTCAAAAGCGATTATGTAGATTAGATGGTGTGCATTTGTCAGATCTGGGtaacaatatatacataaattcCCTGAAAAATGCTATTGTGCAGTTTGTGACATCTTCCTCTCGCACCTATCCTTAA
- the LOC128185949 gene encoding uncharacterized protein LOC128185949 isoform X2: MLRVRNQRASKARSPYAAVPNGTNTVASSSVLARGRRGNRRGGQVRQPVANISNIDAPPTQATPPTPAAPTTPATQASTEAGQGMSRSGMIPHNMPPIVNPTPDAPSALSSHVPTNMNQVVKIPTVGSYSRQFSMSNSCSNLGDYSSTIDQLLEASISENSNSVWIIGSSIIHWAQKYAETTNQLNLGLNHFTINWNGRRGMVWEYLYTTVSSMLIANKQPTILIIHCGGNNIGDPQNTLKGIQKFMKLTLSQIADLLPNTLIVWSHILPRSNWRQSLSTIEGENSRRRINSAIATFVLKKLNGASIKYPDIQITQKRLCRLDGVHLSDLGNNIYINSLKNAIVQFVTSSSRTYP; this comes from the exons atGCTGAGGGTAAGGAACCAAAGGGCATCCAAGGCGAGAAGCCCATACGCAGCCGTGCCAAATGGAACAAATACAGTTGCCTCGAGTAGTGTATTGGCACGAGGTCGTCGCGGAAATCGTCGAGGAGGTCAAGTGAGACAGCCCGTTGCAAACATCTCCAATATTGATGCTCCTCCGACACAAGCGACTCCTCCAACACCTGCGGCTCCGACGACACCAGCGACACAGGCGTCAACTGAAGCAGGCCAGGGAATGTCACGGAGCGGGATGATTCCTCACAACATGCCGCCCATAGTTAACCCCACCCCTGACGCACCAAGTGCGTTGTCGTCACATGTTCCCACCAACATGAATCAAG TGGTCAAGATTCCGACAGTTGGCTCCTACAGCAGACAATTTTCCATGTCAAATTCCTGCTCCAATTTGGGAGATTATTCATCAACTATAGATCAACTGTTAGAAGCCAGTATATCTGAAAACTCAA ATTCAGTTTGGATCATTGGCTCATCTATTATTCATTGGGCACAGAAATATGCAGAGACCACAAATCAGTTAAACCTTGGATTAAACCACTTTACCATTAATTGGAATGGTAGAAGGGGAATGGTTTGGGAGTACTTGTATACAACTGTGTCAAGTATGTTAATAGCTAATAAACAACCAACTATTTTGATAATTCACTGCGGGGGTAATAATATTGGGGACCCTCAAAATACCCTAAAAGGTATACAAAAATTCATGAAACTAACTTTATCTCAAATAGCAGACCTCTTGCCAAACACTCTCATTGTATGGTCACATATATTACCTAGAAGTAATTGGAGGCAGTCTTTATCAACCATTGAAGGTGAAAACTCTAGGCGTAGAATAAATAGTGCCATTgcaacatttgttttgaaaaagctTAATGGTGCATCTATCAAATATCCAGATATCCAGATAACTCAAAAGCGATTATGTAGATTAGATGGTGTGCATTTGTCAGATCTGGGtaacaatatatacataaattcCCTGAAAAATGCTATTGTGCAGTTTGTGACATCTTCCTCTCGCACCTATCCTTAA
- the LOC128185949 gene encoding uncharacterized protein LOC128185949 isoform X4, which translates to MLRVRNQRASKARSPYAAVPNGTNTVASSSVLARGRRGNRRGGQVRQPVANISNIDAPPTQATPPTPAAPTTPATQASTEAGQGMSRSGMIPHNMPPIVNPTPDAPSALSSHVPTNMNQVVKIPTVGSYSRQFSMSNSCSNLGDYSSTIDQLLEASISENSNSVWIIGSSIIHWAQKYAETTNQLNLGLNHFTINWNGRRGMVWEYLYTTVSTDLLPNTLIVWSHILPRSNWRQSLSTIEGENSRRRINSAIATFVLKKLNGASIKYPDIQITQKRLCRLDGVHLSDLGNNIYINSLKNAIVQFVTSSSRTYP; encoded by the exons atGCTGAGGGTAAGGAACCAAAGGGCATCCAAGGCGAGAAGCCCATACGCAGCCGTGCCAAATGGAACAAATACAGTTGCCTCGAGTAGTGTATTGGCACGAGGTCGTCGCGGAAATCGTCGAGGAGGTCAAGTGAGACAGCCCGTTGCAAACATCTCCAATATTGATGCTCCTCCGACACAAGCGACTCCTCCAACACCTGCGGCTCCGACGACACCAGCGACACAGGCGTCAACTGAAGCAGGCCAGGGAATGTCACGGAGCGGGATGATTCCTCACAACATGCCGCCCATAGTTAACCCCACCCCTGACGCACCAAGTGCGTTGTCGTCACATGTTCCCACCAACATGAATCAAG TGGTCAAGATTCCGACAGTTGGCTCCTACAGCAGACAATTTTCCATGTCAAATTCCTGCTCCAATTTGGGAGATTATTCATCAACTATAGATCAACTGTTAGAAGCCAGTATATCTGAAAACTCAA ATTCAGTTTGGATCATTGGCTCATCTATTATTCATTGGGCACAGAAATATGCAGAGACCACAAATCAGTTAAACCTTGGATTAAACCACTTTACCATTAATTGGAATGGTAGAAGGGGAATGGTTTGGGAGTACTTGTATACAACTGTGTCAA CAGACCTCTTGCCAAACACTCTCATTGTATGGTCACATATATTACCTAGAAGTAATTGGAGGCAGTCTTTATCAACCATTGAAGGTGAAAACTCTAGGCGTAGAATAAATAGTGCCATTgcaacatttgttttgaaaaagctTAATGGTGCATCTATCAAATATCCAGATATCCAGATAACTCAAAAGCGATTATGTAGATTAGATGGTGTGCATTTGTCAGATCTGGGtaacaatatatacataaattcCCTGAAAAATGCTATTGTGCAGTTTGTGACATCTTCCTCTCGCACCTATCCTTAA
- the LOC128185949 gene encoding uncharacterized protein LOC128185949 isoform X1: MLRVRNQRASKARSPYAAVPNGTNTVASSSVLARGRRGNRRGGQVRQPVANISNIDAPPTQATPPTPAAPTTPATQASTEAGQGMSRSGMIPHNMPPIVNPTPDAPSALSSHVPTNMNQVVKIPTVGSYSRQFSMSNSCSNLGDYSSTIDQLLEASISENSSKVYKQGIQAFFNFRVQASFEHLWPPPIDHIVMFIAYMKESGFAFSTAKSYMAGLSFVVNLHGWQNATESFLVKKLLAGFKRSCRTQDIRQPITLSLLTQITSIIPHLTISSYEAHLFQSAFLIAFFALLRVSELVALERNHVQMLEDEFIVFVGCSKTDQFGNGSSIRIPKTPDSFLMFQNFQKFQSHRQCIQATHLFAHCNTKPLTQYQFSSMLYKSLKFLEVPTNSFKSHSFRIGGATYLYLKGVSEIQIKHMGRWSSSAFKSYIRPC, from the exons atGCTGAGGGTAAGGAACCAAAGGGCATCCAAGGCGAGAAGCCCATACGCAGCCGTGCCAAATGGAACAAATACAGTTGCCTCGAGTAGTGTATTGGCACGAGGTCGTCGCGGAAATCGTCGAGGAGGTCAAGTGAGACAGCCCGTTGCAAACATCTCCAATATTGATGCTCCTCCGACACAAGCGACTCCTCCAACACCTGCGGCTCCGACGACACCAGCGACACAGGCGTCAACTGAAGCAGGCCAGGGAATGTCACGGAGCGGGATGATTCCTCACAACATGCCGCCCATAGTTAACCCCACCCCTGACGCACCAAGTGCGTTGTCGTCACATGTTCCCACCAACATGAATCAAG TGGTCAAGATTCCGACAGTTGGCTCCTACAGCAGACAATTTTCCATGTCAAATTCCTGCTCCAATTTGGGAGATTATTCATCAACTATAGATCAACTGTTAGAAGCCAGTATATCTGAAAACTCAAGTAAAGTTTATAAACAAGGCATCcaagcattttttaatttcagagtTCAAGCTTCCTTTGAGCATTTGTGGCCACCACCTATAGATCATATAGTAATGTTTATAGCTTATATGAAGGAATCTGGATTTGCATTTTCAACAGCAAAATCTTATATGGCTGGTTTGagttttgttgtaaatttacaTGGTTGGCAGAATGCTACAGAATCCTTTTTGGTCAAAAAGTTGTTAGCAGGATTTAAAAGGTCATGCAGAACTCAGGACATTAGACAACCAATTACATTGTCTTTATTAACACAAATTACCAGTATCATTCCACATTTAACTATTTCTTCGTACGAAGCACATTTATTTCAGTCAGCATTTCTCATTGCATTTTTTGCTTTATTGAGAGTAAGTGAACTAGTGGCATTGGAAAGAAATCATGTTCAAATGTTGGAGGATGAATTTATAGTTTTTGTGGGTTGCTCAAAAACAGATCAATTTGGTAATGGTTCATCCATTAGAATACCCAAAACACCAGATTcttttttgatgtttcaaaattttcaaaaatttcaaagtcataggCAATGCATTCAAGCAACACATCTATTTGCCCACTGCAATACTAAACCATTGACTCAATATCAATTTTCATCCATGCTGTATAAATCCTTAAAATTCCTAGAGGTACCTACAAATTCATTCAAGTCGCACTCATTTAGGATTGGAGGTGCAACTTACCTGTACTTAAAAGGGGTTTCTGAAATACAAATCAAGCACATGGGTAGATGGAGTTCCTCAGCTTTCAAATCCTACATAAGACCATGTTAA